The following are encoded in a window of Allosphingosinicella indica genomic DNA:
- the rpmI gene encoding 50S ribosomal protein L35: MPKLKTKSGVKKRFKLTATGKVKHGVAGKRHRLISHNAKYIRQNRGTTVLSDADTKTVKLWAPYGLN; encoded by the coding sequence ATGCCCAAGCTCAAGACGAAGAGCGGCGTCAAGAAGCGCTTCAAGCTCACCGCCACAGGCAAGGTGAAGCATGGAGTCGCCGGCAAGCGCCACCGCCTCATCAGCCACAACGCCAAGTACATTCGCCAGAACCGCGGCACCACTGTCCTCTCCGATGCGGACACGAAGACCGTGAAGCTCTGGGCGCCGTACGGCCTGAACTGA